The Bacillus carboniphilus genome contains a region encoding:
- the gltX gene encoding glutamate--tRNA ligase yields the protein MAKDIRVRYAPSPTGYLHIGNARTALFNFLFARSQNGKFIIRIEDTDKQRNIEGGVESQLQYLKWLGIDWDESVDLGGEYGPYRQSERFDLYKEYADQLLEEDRVYKCYCTSEELEQEREQQLAKGQMPRYSGKCKHLTAEEQEKLEQAGRKASLRFKVPSDKVYSFVDIVKGDISFESNGIGDFIIVKNDGSPLYNFVVAIDDHLMKISHVLRGDDHISNTPKQMMIYEALGWEPPQFGHMTLIVNESRKKLSKRDANIIQFIEQYAELGYLPEAMFNFITLLGWSPVGEEELFSKQQLIQIFDPERLSTSPAVFDQQKLRWMNNEYVKQLELDSLMQLTLPHLVKAGKVSETMSDEEQAWVCDVISLYQEQMSYGAEIVELTELFFRGELTFTEEAKQVLAEEQVPEVLTTFVKELETIEEFKADSIKKAMKSVQKTTGNKGKKLFMPIRVASTGQTHGPELPKAIELLGEEKIKERIHQALSLTNV from the coding sequence GTGGCGAAAGATATTAGAGTGCGCTATGCACCTAGTCCAACCGGCTATTTACATATTGGAAATGCAAGAACGGCTCTATTTAATTTCTTATTTGCAAGAAGTCAAAATGGGAAGTTTATCATCCGAATTGAAGATACAGACAAACAACGAAATATTGAGGGCGGAGTTGAAAGTCAACTTCAATATTTAAAGTGGTTAGGAATCGATTGGGATGAAAGTGTTGATTTAGGTGGTGAATATGGACCCTATCGTCAGTCAGAGCGCTTTGATTTATATAAAGAATATGCCGATCAATTATTAGAAGAGGACAGGGTCTATAAATGCTATTGTACTTCAGAAGAATTAGAACAAGAACGAGAGCAACAATTGGCAAAAGGGCAAATGCCTCGTTACTCTGGAAAGTGCAAACATTTAACAGCTGAAGAACAAGAAAAATTAGAACAAGCTGGTCGTAAAGCTAGTTTAAGGTTTAAGGTCCCTAGTGATAAAGTATATTCCTTTGTTGATATAGTAAAAGGAGATATTTCTTTTGAATCTAACGGAATCGGAGATTTTATTATCGTCAAAAATGATGGATCACCATTGTATAACTTTGTTGTAGCAATTGATGATCACTTAATGAAGATCTCTCATGTGTTAAGAGGAGATGATCATATCTCCAATACACCGAAGCAAATGATGATTTATGAAGCTTTAGGATGGGAGCCACCTCAGTTTGGTCATATGACGTTGATCGTTAATGAGAGTCGTAAAAAACTCAGTAAAAGAGATGCGAATATTATTCAGTTTATTGAACAGTATGCTGAATTAGGATATTTACCTGAAGCGATGTTTAACTTTATTACATTGTTAGGATGGTCGCCAGTAGGTGAAGAAGAACTCTTTAGTAAGCAACAATTAATTCAAATATTTGATCCTGAACGTTTATCTACATCTCCTGCTGTATTCGATCAGCAAAAACTTAGGTGGATGAATAACGAATATGTGAAACAGTTAGAATTAGATAGTCTTATGCAGTTAACCCTTCCTCATTTAGTGAAAGCGGGTAAGGTTAGTGAAACGATGTCAGATGAAGAGCAAGCATGGGTTTGTGATGTAATCAGCTTGTATCAAGAACAAATGAGTTACGGTGCAGAAATCGTTGAACTTACTGAGTTGTTTTTTAGAGGAGAGCTCACATTTACTGAAGAAGCAAAACAAGTTTTAGCGGAAGAACAAGTTCCAGAAGTTTTAACGACTTTTGTGAAAGAGTTAGAAACGATCGAGGAATTTAAAGCGGACTCCATTAAAAAAGCGATGAAATCTGTTCAAAAAACAACAGGTAACAAAGGGAAGAAATTGTTTATGCCAATCCGGGTAGCTTCAACCGGTCAAACACATGGTCCTGAATTACCTAAAGCGATTGAACTATTAGGCGAAGAAAAGATAAAAGAACGAATTCATCAAGCATTATCGTTAACAAATGTGTAA